A region from the Peromyscus maniculatus bairdii isolate BWxNUB_F1_BW_parent chromosome 5, HU_Pman_BW_mat_3.1, whole genome shotgun sequence genome encodes:
- the LOC143273220 gene encoding uncharacterized protein LOC143273220 — translation MSFNKLQLLTLVDSEIGHTEISHTRLVTLRFCSKNHFTETLTGSCPALPRASSSLLGHSYRLGGMGGMVRKTNIKTGGDPSNLRKALVNNLGEEKRTKLHIQKLQKALALRFREIDKEKAALKKFLVKLQKTTGYFPQRELW, via the exons ATGTCTTTTAATAAACTGCAGTTGCTTACACTGGTTGATTCTGAGATTGGTCACACTGAGATTAGTCACACTCGGTTGGTCACACTGCGATTCTGCTCG AAGAATCACTTTACAGAGACACTTACAGGcagctgccctgccctgcctcgAGCCTCCTCGAGCCTCCTCGGCCACAGTTACAGACTGGGTGGAATGGGCGGCATGGTGAGAAAAACGAACATCAAAACTGGAGGCGACCCCTCGAACCTGCGGAAGGCCCTTGTGAACAACCTcggagaggaaaagagaaccaAGCTTCACATTCAGAAACTCCAGAAAGCTCTAGCCCTTCGCTTCAGGGAGATTGACAAAGAGAAAGCGGCGCTGAAGAAGTTTCTGGTGAAGCTCCAGAAGACAACTGGTTATTTTCCTCAGAGGGAACTGTGGTGA